CAGACCATCCTGACATCGGTGGTGTGGGGCGGCATGTTCTTCATGGCCGGCGTGCCGTGGTTCTGGATCATCATGCTCGGCGGTCTCGGCGTCGGCGGTATCATTACCGCCTACCTGATGTTGCCGCACGTCGCGGGACGTATCGACCGGTTCTGGACGGGTGAGGGCGATACGTTCCAGGTTGATACGGCGCGTGAAGCGATCATTCGCGGTGACTGGTTCGGCCGCGGACCCGGTGAGGGCATCGTCAAGCGCATCATTCCCGACAGCCATACCGACTTCATCTTCTCGGTGGCGGCGGAAGAATTCGGCATCGTTTTCTGCATGTTCCTCGTCGCGATCTTCGCCTTCATCGTGCTGCGCGGCCTGTCGCACGCCTTTAAGGAGAAGGACGATTTCTGCCGCTTTGCCGTGGCCGGTCTGGTGCTTCAAATCGGCATGCAGTCGATGATCAATATCGGCGTCAATCTCGAACTGATGCCTGCCAAGGGCATGACCTTGCCGCTGATTTCCTATGGCGGCTCGTCGATGATGGCGATATGCGTGACCGCCGGCTTCCTTCTGGCGTTGACACGCCACAGACCCGAAAAGCGGGCGCAGGAGCGGAGTTTCTTCCGCGTCGGTTCCGGCGTTCCCGCGGAGTAAACGATCATGAGCAAGGGTATCGTTCTTCTTGCCGCCGGTGGAACCGGCGGCCACGTGTTTCCGGCAGAGGCGCTGGCGCATACGCTGAAGGCGCGCGGTTACCAGGTGCATCTCGTCACCGACAGCCGCGCCGAGCGTTATGCGGGCAAGTTCCCGGCGGATGATATTCATGTTGTGCCGTCTGCGACCATCGGCTCCAAAAACCCGGTTTCCGTGGCGCGTTCGCTCTGGAA
This genomic interval from Agrobacterium tumefaciens contains the following:
- the ftsW gene encoding putative lipid II flippase FtsW; amino-acid sequence: MVSRVDRGPVAEWFWTIDRFFLAAFIALMGIGLMLSFAASPAVAERIGLNSFFFVERQAMFMVPSLAIMIGLSFLSPRQVRRVAVIMLIVSLLMMIFALFFGIEVKGARRWISIGSFSIQPSEFMKPAFVIVCAWLFAERARHPEIPGNLFAIITFGIVAALLIAQPDFGQTILTSVVWGGMFFMAGVPWFWIIMLGGLGVGGIITAYLMLPHVAGRIDRFWTGEGDTFQVDTAREAIIRGDWFGRGPGEGIVKRIIPDSHTDFIFSVAAEEFGIVFCMFLVAIFAFIVLRGLSHAFKEKDDFCRFAVAGLVLQIGMQSMINIGVNLELMPAKGMTLPLISYGGSSMMAICVTAGFLLALTRHRPEKRAQERSFFRVGSGVPAE